A window of Longimicrobium sp. genomic DNA:
AAGTGGAGGAGACACTCCGTGCTGGCGGCGGCATAATCATGGTTATGATTGAACTCAATCGTTGGACGTTCCAGCTTGGTGTTATCGAAGAGATGAAGCGAAAGCCGCATTGTTTTGTAGGTCGAAAAATAAGCCTTTACCGCGCTCTCGAGGGTGAGCAGGGCGACGCTCTTGAGATGACGCTCCTGAGCGCCAGCAGCGAGATCGAAGCCGTCATTCGTCAAATTCCGCAGGGTAACCATCGGTTCGCTTTGGTTCCAGTGTGAACTGTCGTGGGCAGAATCTCCCAGTGGCTTCGTAAAGAAGTTCCGAGCCGGAATATACACTCCATCTCGCGCACCAACCTTCTCAACCCGGCGACCACGTCGTCCGCATACGCTGGGTGAGCGGCATCATCAGCTCAGCATCACGCGGCAGAGCCTCTTCGAGCTGCTCCACTGCGCGGAGGATCGCTCCACGCGCGCTCCCCTCGCCGAGTGGCCCGCGCGACGTATGCTTCGCTCCCGTTCCTTCCGGGTATGACTCAGGAGGTACGGCGGAGCGGACTCGGTTGGACTCACCCACCCCCATTGACTCTTCCACCAAGTCGCGGCTTAACACAGCACGAAGCACCCGGCCAATCCGCCGGGACCTCGCCAGTCTGGCGCACCAGGTAGCGCAGCACTTCCTCTTGGGCAGCGCTCAGGCCCACGCCTGTCGGGAGCTGCCGCGATGCTCTTGATGCAACCGTCTAGGCGATGCAATCTGCGCCGACTGGCCGCGCTCGACCAGACCACATGGCTCGGCGATTACTCCTGCTCGGTGATGTCGCGATTGTCCAACGGGGAGGCATCAAACAGCCGGTCTTTTTCGTCGGTGGAGCAACGTGGATCCTGGACCTTGACGCGCCCCTCCTGCCGGGCCCATTCCTCAAGCGTGGAGCTTTTTCGGGACACTCCTCGCGGGAGCGGGATGTGAGCTCGCTGGAGCAGTTCGCGGTAGACTCGAGCGCATCGAGGTACCGAGAGACGCTCGGAACACTCGGTTCCGAAGTGGGGGGTGGGGCGGGGCCGCCGCTTCCCCATTTTGCCGAGGCTCTCGCCCACATCGCGGAGGGGTATCGTCGGATCGGCGATATTCCGCGGGCGCTTCGTCTGTTCGGGACCTCCTTCTCCCTGTGGCGCCGTCTCGGACAGCGCAGCCGAATGTGCTGGTGCCTCTGGGGACTCGGCAGCACCCTCCGGGTAGTCGGCCGCTACCCTGAAAGCACGTACTGGCTGCGGCAGGCGTTCGACATCGCGCGTTCCTCGGGCGAGAGGCGGTGCGCGTTGTGGTCGGCCGCGGAGATTGCCGAGGTCGATCGCATCGTCGGGAATCGCCGCCGGGCGCTCGCTGCCCATTTTGACTTGATGGACGAGTTCTGCAAACTCGGCGACGAGCGCGGGGTCGCATGGGCCTATTCAGGAATCGCGCAGATTTACCGAATGGAGGGAGAATTTGCCCGGGCGGCGCAGATGTTCTGGCGTGCTGAAATTCAGAGTGTCCTGATGGGGGATCCGGTGGGGGTTGCCTGGGCGCACCGAGGCCAATCGGAAGTCGCCAAAGAACGCCACGACCTCACCACCGCAGAGGGGATGGCGGCACGAGCGATCCAAGGATTCGAGTCGAAAGGCTACCCCACAGGGGTGGCATACGCGAAGAAGACGCTCGCGGAGATCCAGCTCGCGAGAGGGGACCTGATCTCCTCTCACGCGACGATCCGCTCCGCGATCGCAGACTTCAAGCAGGCAGGTGAAACTCGCGGCTATGCGCTCGCGCTCAAGACACTCGGTGACGTGCACCGAGAGAGTGAGGAGTTCTCGGAGGCGCTGCTTCAGTACCGAACAGCTCGGAGCCTGATCGGCGAAATGCGGTTGCGCCTGTCCACGAGCTTTGATCCGACGGCATCCTGGGTCGCCCTGCGCCGGCGGTTTGAGAAACGGCGCTTCTTTCACGGTGGGAGGAGGCCGGGTTGATCGCGACTTTGTTCGGCGACCCTTCCCGTCCAAAGACATTCCTCGTGGGCGCTGGCATCTCGCGGGATGCTCCCGCCTCCCTTCCAACTGGGGCCGAGTTCTCGGCAGCGATCCTTGATGCCGTCGTCGCCGGAGATTCGTTCCTCGCGGCGGCCGTGGCTCCGCTGATGACAAAGCTGTGGGCGGGTGCGCTGGGTTGCCGCCTAGAGGTTTTGCTGGAGATCGCCAGGGACGGCCTCGGAGATGCCGTCGTGGGAATTACGGAATGCCTGCTGGGGGGCTCCCCCAACCAGTACCATTTCGAGCTCGCCGCGGCGCTGAACGCCGGTCACACAGTAGTGACTGTGAACTTCGACATGCTGATCGAAGCGGCGTACGAGGCGCTCTATGGCCCGCATGGCCTTCCAGTGGTCGCATCCACCGCGCATGGATGCGCATCGCTACTGCGGACTTGGCCTCCGCGAACCGGCTTGCTCTTCAAGATCCACGGGTCGCTGCGCGACACCCGGGGGAGGCGCGCGTGGGGCTCCATCCAGGCGACGCTTGCCTCAATGAGCAACGGGCTTCCGGGCCCCAAGAAGAACCTGCTGCGAAAGGTACTACGCGATCACGACGTTGTGATCATGGGGTACAGCGGGATGGACGACTTCGACATCACGCCGTGTCTTCGCTCCGACCTGCCGCACGCCCGGGTCCTCTGGATCCACCACGAGGCAACCCGAATGCGCCTCCGTTCCTCGACAGCCCTCGCACGAGCCACCGCTTCCGCGTACCCGAGCACCACGATGGTCGCCCGGGTGCCGGAGGGACTGCTCGCGACCGGCAGAACGCGCGCCGTCGTGGGACGCATCCCCTTCTATCCGCGGGTCCCTACTGGACGCGGAACACACGGAGTTACGGTAGACTGGAAGCGCAAAATGGTACGGGCGATCGCCTCGTTTTCTCTCTCGCGCTATCAACGGCTGCGCTACGTCGCGAAGCTTCTGCAGCACAACGGACTGCTCGCCGAGGCCGAAGCGTGCTTCCTGGAGATCCTTCGTTCGGTTTCGGGGTTCGACCGCGCGACCACCCTCGACGACCTCGCACAGTGCAAGTACCTGCAGCGAGCGTTCGCCGAGGACCTTCGGCTCCGCGCTGAGGCGCGACGAAAAGCTCGCGCCGACCACAGCCGGAGCGCCGCCGTCTTGGTCGGGGGTACGTGGCTAGGTTCCGGCGAAAGCTACCGGAATATCGCGAATTACCGCTCCGCCCGTGCCGCGTTCGAACGGGCACTGGCGTGTCTTCCCCCTGATGGCGAGTTCACCAAGCGAGGGTATGCGCTCTCCGGCATCGCCGGCATCGACCGCATGAGGAGCCGGTTCCCGGAAGCCTACGATTCGTACCAGGCGGCGATCGCCTGCTTCAAGCGGAGCAGGCACTTGGCCGGAGCGCTCTACGCGGAATGGGGAATCGCCGAGGTGCAGAAGTACTGGGGAAACCTGGACCGTGCGATGCGCCACCATGAATCGGTGCACCGGTCTGCCGAAGCCATGGGGCATCGGACGCTCACCGGCGGGGCATTGTGGGGACGCGCGGAACTGCACCGCATACGCGCAGAGTTCGGAGAGGCTGCGAGCCTTTACGAAGAGGCGCTGGACCGGTTCCCGCCTGGCGATCTCGCGGGTTGCTCCTGGGTCAAGGAAGGCATCGCGCAGGTCAAGGCCGCGACGGGTAAGTCACCTATTCGGGAACTTACCGAGGCGGAGTCCGGCTTCGTGCATCTTAGAGCGACACTCGGGTTCCATGCGGTCCTCCTCGATCGGACGCTATTCCTTCTTCAGGAAGGTCGGCCGGCCGACGCCCGCGCGGAGCTCGGACGTGCCCGGGTGAACGAGCTGCCCCCCAGGGACCGGGCGAACTACTATGTCGTCGCCGGCCAGGCATACGGGATTCCCAGGGGTGAAGCGATGCTCCGGAAAGCCGAGAGGATTTACCGAAGGCTGGAAATGCACCACGCACAGGTCGGCGTGGGCATACTCCTCCTCGAGTCCCGTGGCGTGCTGTCGACCCACGACGGAAACTTCGCCGCTGTGCGCCGCTTGGCGCGGGCGCACGACTACTCCGTAGAGCTACGTGCCCTATCCGCGCTCGCGCTCTCGGGCGGTGGGAAGTCGGGGTACAGGTTTCCTCTCTACTGACGGACTGAAGGAACGGCGCTGCCCCGCACCGGTGGCGCCACGTCAGTAGAACAAATGTGCTCGGCGCGCGCTCCACGACTTGACGGGGGGCGCCGCTACCCGCGAGAGGACGATGGCAGGACACAAGACGAAGCGTCTCACGGCGGAGAATTGGCTTGAGCCGGATCCCGTCTCCACGCTTTTAGCGGTGGTGGACCGAAGGGACGGCTCCGTTCGTCCATTAGCCCCAGAGGACTATGTCCAGCCTGCGCTCCAACCACAGCTGACGTCGATGGTGCCGGAAGATGTCCACGATCTTTTCGAAGTAGCCAGAGGCGCGCTGGCTTACGGGTACTACTTTTACCCGCTCCTCACTATAGCGGCAGACCAGTGCGTCCGGGTGGCTGAGGCCGCCGCCAAGCTCAAGGCAGAAGATCTAGGCTGTCCGAAACGGATCTCGACCTTCAACGACCAGATCGACTGGCTGGTGAGCGCGGGTGCCATTTCCACGCGTGATCAGGAGTACTGGCACGGGCTGCGGTACTTACGAAACGAGAGCTCGCATCCGCGGTGCCAGCACATCTTCACGCCGGGTATCGCGTTCAACACGTTTCATCATGTTGCCGATCTCGTGAACGGCCTGTTCGGCACCGCCCCTTCGGGATAAGCGACCGCACAGGTTGCTAGAGAGAACAAGAGCCATGGACACCAACGGCCTCGCTGGCTTGATCGCGAGCGATGCGGGGATTCCCGATCTCGAACCGAGGATTACGCAGTCTTGCTTCTACCAGACCTCGACTACGACGCGCAGCTCGTCGCGATAAAGGAGCTGCTCGCGGGCCAAGCCGAGGCAGCGAAAGGGCGGCTTGATGCCGCGTGAGCGGGCTCAGCGGATGAGACTGGCCGAGGCCGCTGGGTTGTCACCCTCCTCCCGGTATCGCATTCAGTGCGACACCATCGCTTGCACCGGCTGGCCGAGGAAATCGAGATGGCGGAATTTTCTTCCGTTTGGAGTTATTGGAAGTTTGCCCATGCCGTGCGGCGGGAGTGGAGGTTCACGCGGAATGCTGAGCAGACGGCCTTCCTCGAAGCCGTGCTTGCCACCAGCGAACGGCGGCGGGAAGTTCTGCCTGCAGGCAGTCTGGTCTTTCGCGCGCAGCTCGGCTGCGAGTGGCCTGCCGACGCCGAGGAGGAAGCCGAAGACCCCGGCCCACGCCCATTTCCGCCGGCGCGCATGAAGCCCCTCAGCGACCGCGCTTCGGAAGGTAGAGTCAATCCGCGAGGCATCCCCTGCCTCTACACCGCTACGCATGCCGAGACCGCGGCCGCCGAGGTTCGGCCGTGGATCGGAGCCTACGTTTCGGTTGCGCAGATGAAGATCGTTCGCGACATCACCGTGGTAAACTGTACATCGGACGACAAGCGGAACATGATCTATCTCAAGGAGCCATCACCCGCAGAGCGTGAGATTGCGGTGTGGAGGGACATAGACCGCGCGTTCGCCCAGCCCGTCGATCGGGACGACCAACTCGCCGAGTATGTCCCGACCCAGGTGATTGCCGAGATGTTCCGAGGCCAAGGACTGGATGGTGTTGCCTATCGAAGCTCGTTGGGGGACGGTCACAATATCGCCTTGTTTGATCTGGACGCTGCCGTCGTAATCAACTACACGGTCCACGAGGTTCGTGAGATCCGTTTCGACGTGCCGGAGGTTGCGAATCGTCGATATGTTAGGGAGCACTATCCGCAACTCACCCAGAATGGTGATAGCGCGGACCTCTGATGAGTCCGTGCCGTGGTGTCTCGCGAGGACGAAGAAGAGGACTCCTGCTGCCCGTGCGGCGATCCCAGTCCAGCGAAGACAAGCACGCCGGCGACTCGCGGGTTACCGCGAGGTACCAACTAATTTCGGATGGCCAGAACAGAACGGGAGGTTGAGTGTCGATTCAGTTACCAACTTTCAGGTCCGTTGACGCCACGTGGCTCCGCCGTAAGTTGTTGATAAACCAGGGGAGCTAGTTACCAACTTTATTTCCCTGGCACACCACGGTGGCCTTGGGTGGAAGACTGGCGATCCCATGAACGGACGATCCGATGATCCACCGAGGCTCGATCCCGCCCCTGCGCAACCGCCGCGTCGTTACGCGTCATCCCTGAGTGGTATCCGGCCGTGTGCTCCCGCATGGGAGCGCGCGGCCGTTCTCGTTCCACGCGACCACCGGAGGAGGCCCCATGCGAAAACTGACGCTGGACTGCGACGCGCTGCGGGTGGACTCGTTCGAAACCTCGCCCGAGAGGGCGCACAAGACCGGGACGGTACGCGGCCACGCGGAGGCGGGCATCTTCTGGACGGTGGTGCGGGAGATCACGAAGACGCAGGTGAGCGTACAAGGCTACAACTCGTGCGACCCGGACGTGTTCACCTGCGGCGACACCTGCGGTGATCGCTGCCACACGCTCCCCGCCACGTGCATGACGTGCACGCTGGACGTCTGCTGCCCTCAGCAGACGGGTGACGGCGGGCTCTGATATGAGCTGTCGCTTGGGCCGAAACCAGAATCGGAACGAGGAGGAGCCGAGATGAAGAAGATGACGCTGAGCCTGGACGCGCTCCGGGTGGAGAGCTTCGAGACCGACGCCGACCACCCCGCGCGCGGCACCGTCCGCGGCCACGATGGCTCGGACGTGGTGATCGACGGCAGCAACGACATCAGTTGCGACACCTGCCAGACCTGCGACGACTCGCAGTGCGACTCATGCTGGTTCAACACCTGCACCTGCCACAGGTACTGCGTCGGCGAAGCGTGACCCGACGGCGCTCCGGAGCAACAATCCCGCGGCGCGGCTGGAGAAATCCGGCCGCGCCATGTCGTTTTCTGCCCGGCGGCAGAGTGTTGCCTCCGTGCCCTTGCGAGACGGAATCCACCTCACCAACTTCGTTCACCTGTTTCTCCGGCGGACCATCCACCACGACACCTCGATGAGCAGGCCCCAGCGAAACGACCCGTGCCCGTGCGGAAGCGGAAAGAAGTACAAGGCGTGCTGCATGGGCGTCGATCGCGACATCGACCGCACCCTGCGCGTGGTGGGCGGCATGCTTTCGCACGGGGAGGCACCGTGGAATCCGGCCGCGCGCGCGGCCGACGCGTGGGAAGCGGACGTGGTGCCGTTGGCCGGCGGGTTCCGCGACGAGCCCGACGCTGCTCCCGCCGTGGTGATGGTCGGGGCGGCGGGGTTCATCCTGCGCGCGGACGTGCTCGGCAACCGGCCGACCGACGTGCAGGGGCGTGCCCGGGCGGTGGCCGAGGCGGTGCTGGCGGCCGGACGCCAGGTCGGCGTGCTGCCCCCGACGCTGCACGTGCGCGACGAGCCGCTCGCGGGGGCGCTGGGTCCGGAGCTGGAGCCGCGCGGGATCGCGGTGGTGGCCGCACCCATGGCGGAGCTGGACGACGCGATCCAGAGCTCGATCGAGCACCTGATGGACGACCGTGCCCTGGCGTTCATGCGCACGCTCGGCTCGTGGCGCGAGACGGAGACTTCGCCAGCGGAGCTGGCGGCGTTCCATGCCGCCGCGGCGGCATTCTACCGCACCGCGCCATGGAAGCGCGTCAGCTCGGACGAGGTGCTGGTGATGACCACCGAGGGCGCGGGCACCTTCCTGGCGGTGGTGATGGGGAGCGGCGGGATGGAATTCGGGCTGGTGCTCTACTCCAACGAGGCGGACCTCGACGACCTGTACGAGCACGACCACGAGCCGATGGCGGCGCTGCGGCAGATGCGCGGTTACGCGCTGACGGTCGGCTTCGAGCGCCGGTCGCGGCTTCCCCGCCCGATGCAGCGCGAGGTGGCCTCGGCGGGGTGGGAGATCGCCGGCGACGCCGCGTATCCCATGCTGTACGGGCTGCGCCTGCCGGGCTTTCGCGTGACCGCCGAGCACGTGCGGCTGATGACGGGCGGGCTGGCGGCGGTGGCGTTCGATGTCGGCGGCGCCGAACTGCCGGCCACTGTGCGCGAGATCCTGGACCGCATGGTGATCCGCGTCGAGCGGGAGGACGAAGACGAGCTTCCCTGGGCGGAGCTCGAGGAGGCGCACGTCATCGGCCCCACCGGCCCGAATGCGGACCCCGGAGCCGTGCTGCCGTACGTGTGGGCCGCCGACATGAACGAGTACGAGCGGCTGCAGAGCGCCGAACTGGAGCGGGCCGGCCGGTTCGAAGGCTGGCTGCGGGAGCGCGGGCTATCGAAGGCCGCGCAGCGGCGGCACCTGCGCAACGCGCGCACGTGGTGCGAGTACCTGGCCGGGATGGCCGTTCCCGCGCAGGCGGCCACCGAGATCGATCTGCGCAACTACCTGTACGACTGGTTCCCGCGAAAGGAAGCGCTGCCGAAGGACGTGGAGCGCGTGATCGACCAGTCGCTGCTCGTGTTCTTCGGTTGGCTGGAGGCTGAGGAGGGAATCGGGTATCCGTGGGCCGCGGCCGTGCTCCACGAGTTCGGCCGCGTGTCCGGCGAGCGCGGCCCGGCGCCGGAGGGCGCGTACTGGGAAGCGGAGGTGCGGGAGTGGCGCGGGATGTTCTTCGGAGACCTGGACGACCGCATGATGCTCCCGGACCGCGACCTGCCGGGCACCGAGCACGGATGGCCGGCCATGATGAACGCCGAGATCGCCCATCTCCACAACGAGTTGCAGCGCCGGTGGCTGATCTGGTACGACGAGGCGGTGCGCGGCGGGGTGACGGACCTGGAGGAGCTCTACGTGACGCTGGCGCTGCGCCAGCGCGGCTGGGAGAACACGCCGCATCCGCAGGTGGGCGGACGCACGCCGCGGCAGGTCGTGGCCGCGTACGAGCAGGAGCAGGAAGGAACGCCGCAGCTGTCGTTCGCGGACTTCGGGTGAGCACCGGCCGGTGTGAATGGTGACGAAGAGCGGCCCGCGATCGACCTCGCGGGCCGTTTCGCGTTCCAGGTGGCGTGGAGCTACGCGCCCGCCGCGCGCGAGACCGGCTCCTCGTCGCCCAGCCGCTCGAGGATGAGCCCGGCGGTGGTGAGGTGGTCGCGCGCCAGGTTGTGGCCCGCGTCGAGCAGCACCGTCTCCGCCACGCCGGCGGGGAGCGCGGGGGCCAACGCGGCGGGATCGTCGCGGCCGTTGACGACGAGGATCCGCATTCCGCGGAGCGCCTGCAACTCGGGGAGGACGGGGACGTCGCCCGGACGCTCGTGGTGGCCGAAGAGATCGGCCCAGCGGAAGCGGAAGCTGCCCAGCCGCGCGGGCGAGAGGAGCGCGAGCAGGCGCACGCGTTGCCGCAGCCCAGGATCCATCCGCCGCGCGACGAACGGCAGCAGGTCCGCGCCGCGCGAGAGGCCGATCATCATCACCGAATCGGCATCCCACGCTTGGAGATAGTGTCGCAGCACAGCCTCAACGTCGCGTGTGACGCGCGCAGGCGTGCGGCCGAAGAGCAGATAGGTGCGCGCCTTCAGGCCGACGGTGGAGATGCCGTGCTGCGCCAGCTCGCGTGCCAGGCCGCGCACCAGCATCGCCCAATTGCCGTCTCCCGTGAAGACGAAGGCGAGGGTGCGTCCCGGCTCCTCCGCGCGCTCCTCGACCAGCGGGAGGTGGCGCAACGCGCGGGGCTGCTCGTCGCGCCGGCGGCGGAGCAGCCTACGGATCGCATCGAACGAAGAAGAAAGGGGCACGCGCGCTCCCGTTCGCGGTAATCGTCATCTCCCGTAAAAGCAGGCGGCGTACCAGCATCCATGGGAAAGAACCGAGGCGGGCCCGACTCCGGGCCCGCCTCGCATCACATCTCAAATATCCAGGAAACTACGCCGCGACGCTCGCCTCGGGCTGCTTGCCGTCGGACGGCGGGCGGTCGATGGTGAGGCGGTCGATCACCCGCACCTTCGGCTCGTGGACCGCGTCGAAGTAGGGGGTGCCGGCGGGGGCGCTCGGGTGGAACTTCCACTTGCCCGGGCCGTCGACGCCGTACGACCACAGGTGCAGCTCGCCCGTCTTCGCGATCTTCAGCCGCACGAAGTTCTTGTACGTCTCCAGGTGCTGCGCCGAGAACGCCTCGTTGTAGTTCAGCGCGGGCAGCAGGAACAGGCTCAGCAGCAGCGACCCCAGGATCCCGCCCAGCCCCACCATCCCCACGATGAAGAGCAGCGCGTTGCCGAGCGAGTTGACGTTCGCCAGCGGCTGCGACAGGAGCCAGGTGAGCCCCACCGCCAGCCCCAGGTGCGCGAAGCCGTGGACCCCGCCGACCCCCACCTTCACCGCCGTGCGCAGCTTCTCGTAGCGCAGCAGGAGCTTCGAGCGCTCCACGTCGGGCGTGGTGAACGCGATCATCCCCGTCACGAACAGGAGCGAGAAGGCGATGACGGCGGGGGAGTACTTGGCCACGTTCCAGAAGCTGGCCGCCACGTCCATCCAGCGCACGCCATCCTGGTGCACCTCCTCGATGAAGCTGGTCTGGATGTATGCCGAGGTCTTGCTGGCGCTCTGGAGGAACCAGGCGAAGAGCGCGTACATGGCGCCCAGGAAGATGGCGAACGACGGGTTGTGCCAGAACGAGAAGATCGCGCCCCACTTGATGCCGGTGGACGCCTTCAGGTCGGGGTAGAGCGGGCCGCGCTGCCAGGACTCCTTCGTGTCCGCCGGCGTCTCCAGGTCCAGCGTCTCGGGAAGGAGCTGCGTGCCCAAGAGGTACGCGCCGCCGCCTCCCGCGGTGATCTTGTGGCGCGCGGTGCCGGACTCGCCGCCGGTGCTGTAGCGCGCGTAGTGGTGCAGGTCGCCCGTGAGCGTCAGCGCGAGCTGGGCGCCGGTGGGCGCGATCACCGTCTTCTCGAAGTACGCCAGGTTGTCGAACGCGTCCACGTCGCTGCGGGTGTGCGCCCACGCGGGCTCGGGGGTGCAGAGGATCACGCGGTCGCCCTCGCGCAGCTCGCGTGCGACCTGGCAGAAGTACTCGATCTGCGGGCGGTCGATGTCGGACTGCAGCTGCACGTCGACGCCGAACACCCACCAGCGGTGCGGCAGCCGCAGCGCCCAGTAGCTGCGCGACTGCCGCGTGCGCCACGCGCCGATCCAGCGGCGCTGGCAGAACTGGCGGATGAAGCTGGTGAGCCCGTCGTACCAGTCGTGGTTGCCGGGGATGGCGAACAGGTGCGGCGGGTCGGCGTCGGTGACCCAGGGGAGCGCCGCCTCGTACGGCCCGGCCAGGCGGTTGGCGTACTCGTCGCGGCTGGCGGTGGGATACACCTGGTCGCCGCCCATCACCAGCACGTGGCCGCGGCGGGTGCGCTCGCCGTCGATGGCGCCGTCGGCGCGCACCGCCTCCTCGCCGAACGTCGGCGCGGGGAGCTCGGGGCGGCCGAGGAGCCAGGCGACGGTGTAGGTGGGATCGAACCCGTCGCCCAGGTCGGCCACGAAGTCGAGCCAGAAGTCGCCGTCGGTCTCGACATGGGCGTCGTAGGTGAAGATGCGGCCGTCGGCGGTGTCGGGACCGGCCTCGTCGGCGTCGTGCTGGTGCAGCGCGGCCAGCGTCTCGCGGCGGTCGGCGTATTCGCCGAACGCCGCCGACAGCACCGCGCGCACGGCGGTGACGGCCAGCTGCCCCGGCGCCAGCCAGCGCACCATCTTCGCGGGCGTGAAGGGGAGCTCGGCCGGGCCGGCCGGCGCCGCGATCTTGCCGACGGGCACCTTTTCGGGGGCGGTCGTGGCGGATGTGACTTCGCTCATTGGAGGGAAAGTGGATCGATTGTGGAGGGAGGATGGCGCGGGAGGAGGCGCCGCTCACACGTATGTTTCTCTGCGAGAGGCGGATAGGCAAGGCTTTCGATCGAAAACCGCCGCACTTCGTCAGGAAGGAGGAAGCTCCAGATCGGCGATCAGGCCGGTTTCAGGATCGAAGATCTCGAAACCGCGAGACGAGGCAGCCCGGCGAAGCTTCTCGTCGGAGCAGACGAACGAGATGGTTTCCCCCGGGACCAGGCTCTGGAGCCAT
This region includes:
- a CDS encoding SEC-C domain-containing protein, yielding MSRPQRNDPCPCGSGKKYKACCMGVDRDIDRTLRVVGGMLSHGEAPWNPAARAADAWEADVVPLAGGFRDEPDAAPAVVMVGAAGFILRADVLGNRPTDVQGRARAVAEAVLAAGRQVGVLPPTLHVRDEPLAGALGPELEPRGIAVVAAPMAELDDAIQSSIEHLMDDRALAFMRTLGSWRETETSPAELAAFHAAAAAFYRTAPWKRVSSDEVLVMTTEGAGTFLAVVMGSGGMEFGLVLYSNEADLDDLYEHDHEPMAALRQMRGYALTVGFERRSRLPRPMQREVASAGWEIAGDAAYPMLYGLRLPGFRVTAEHVRLMTGGLAAVAFDVGGAELPATVREILDRMVIRVEREDEDELPWAELEEAHVIGPTGPNADPGAVLPYVWAADMNEYERLQSAELERAGRFEGWLRERGLSKAAQRRHLRNARTWCEYLAGMAVPAQAATEIDLRNYLYDWFPRKEALPKDVERVIDQSLLVFFGWLEAEEGIGYPWAAAVLHEFGRVSGERGPAPEGAYWEAEVREWRGMFFGDLDDRMMLPDRDLPGTEHGWPAMMNAEIAHLHNELQRRWLIWYDEAVRGGVTDLEELYVTLALRQRGWENTPHPQVGGRTPRQVVAAYEQEQEGTPQLSFADFG
- a CDS encoding SIR2 family protein; the protein is MIATLFGDPSRPKTFLVGAGISRDAPASLPTGAEFSAAILDAVVAGDSFLAAAVAPLMTKLWAGALGCRLEVLLEIARDGLGDAVVGITECLLGGSPNQYHFELAAALNAGHTVVTVNFDMLIEAAYEALYGPHGLPVVASTAHGCASLLRTWPPRTGLLFKIHGSLRDTRGRRAWGSIQATLASMSNGLPGPKKNLLRKVLRDHDVVIMGYSGMDDFDITPCLRSDLPHARVLWIHHEATRMRLRSSTALARATASAYPSTTMVARVPEGLLATGRTRAVVGRIPFYPRVPTGRGTHGVTVDWKRKMVRAIASFSLSRYQRLRYVAKLLQHNGLLAEAEACFLEILRSVSGFDRATTLDDLAQCKYLQRAFAEDLRLRAEARRKARADHSRSAAVLVGGTWLGSGESYRNIANYRSARAAFERALACLPPDGEFTKRGYALSGIAGIDRMRSRFPEAYDSYQAAIACFKRSRHLAGALYAEWGIAEVQKYWGNLDRAMRHHESVHRSAEAMGHRTLTGGALWGRAELHRIRAEFGEAASLYEEALDRFPPGDLAGCSWVKEGIAQVKAATGKSPIRELTEAESGFVHLRATLGFHAVLLDRTLFLLQEGRPADARAELGRARVNELPPRDRANYYVVAGQAYGIPRGEAMLRKAERIYRRLEMHHAQVGVGILLLESRGVLSTHDGNFAAVRRLARAHDYSVELRALSALALSGGGKSGYRFPLY
- a CDS encoding pinensin family lanthipeptide; this encodes MKKMTLSLDALRVESFETDADHPARGTVRGHDGSDVVIDGSNDISCDTCQTCDDSQCDSCWFNTCTCHRYCVGEA
- a CDS encoding AcvB/VirJ family lysyl-phosphatidylglycerol hydrolase yields the protein MPLSSSFDAIRRLLRRRRDEQPRALRHLPLVEERAEEPGRTLAFVFTGDGNWAMLVRGLARELAQHGISTVGLKARTYLLFGRTPARVTRDVEAVLRHYLQAWDADSVMMIGLSRGADLLPFVARRMDPGLRQRVRLLALLSPARLGSFRFRWADLFGHHERPGDVPVLPELQALRGMRILVVNGRDDPAALAPALPAGVAETVLLDAGHNLARDHLTTAGLILERLGDEEPVSRAAGA
- a CDS encoding tetratricopeptide repeat protein yields the protein MSSLEQFAVDSSASRYRETLGTLGSEVGGGAGPPLPHFAEALAHIAEGYRRIGDIPRALRLFGTSFSLWRRLGQRSRMCWCLWGLGSTLRVVGRYPESTYWLRQAFDIARSSGERRCALWSAAEIAEVDRIVGNRRRALAAHFDLMDEFCKLGDERGVAWAYSGIAQIYRMEGEFARAAQMFWRAEIQSVLMGDPVGVAWAHRGQSEVAKERHDLTTAEGMAARAIQGFESKGYPTGVAYAKKTLAEIQLARGDLISSHATIRSAIADFKQAGETRGYALALKTLGDVHRESEEFSEALLQYRTARSLIGEMRLRLSTSFDPTASWVALRRRFEKRRFFHGGRRPG
- a CDS encoding RES family NAD+ phosphorylase; its protein translation is MHRLAEEIEMAEFSSVWSYWKFAHAVRREWRFTRNAEQTAFLEAVLATSERRREVLPAGSLVFRAQLGCEWPADAEEEAEDPGPRPFPPARMKPLSDRASEGRVNPRGIPCLYTATHAETAAAEVRPWIGAYVSVAQMKIVRDITVVNCTSDDKRNMIYLKEPSPAEREIAVWRDIDRAFAQPVDRDDQLAEYVPTQVIAEMFRGQGLDGVAYRSSLGDGHNIALFDLDAAVVINYTVHEVREIRFDVPEVANRRYVREHYPQLTQNGDSADL
- a CDS encoding DUF4145 domain-containing protein codes for the protein MAGHKTKRLTAENWLEPDPVSTLLAVVDRRDGSVRPLAPEDYVQPALQPQLTSMVPEDVHDLFEVARGALAYGYYFYPLLTIAADQCVRVAEAAAKLKAEDLGCPKRISTFNDQIDWLVSAGAISTRDQEYWHGLRYLRNESSHPRCQHIFTPGIAFNTFHHVADLVNGLFGTAPSG